A DNA window from Bacillus oleivorans contains the following coding sequences:
- a CDS encoding hydrolase: MVKQRFFQLDTEWNVIHYPEKPNGFGVLILGGEGHFVEEKNSYWIQHFGRNIWLKALLDAGYTVFYSNLYGNHWGSVKARELAENLYHYVIRHEILNERIHIIAEGMGALLIPEFVKALDKNIRTVCVINPYFSLREKIDEEKEQLFFYKKLLHEVKMANLGSPEQLQNQTEKPIQIWVFPQILSIFYVMEGNRTSSKKRIMEEIVDVRKEKQSHTLIHYILPERRNLIASLILRTFKNHEDL; the protein is encoded by the coding sequence ATGGTGAAGCAGAGATTTTTTCAATTAGATACTGAATGGAATGTGATCCATTACCCAGAGAAACCAAACGGGTTTGGTGTCTTAATTCTCGGGGGAGAGGGTCATTTTGTTGAGGAGAAAAATAGCTATTGGATTCAGCATTTTGGCAGAAATATTTGGTTAAAAGCTTTGCTTGATGCGGGGTATACTGTTTTTTATTCCAATTTGTATGGCAATCATTGGGGCAGTGTGAAAGCAAGAGAATTAGCTGAAAACCTCTATCACTATGTGATCAGACACGAAATCTTAAATGAAAGAATTCATATCATTGCAGAAGGAATGGGAGCTCTTCTAATTCCTGAATTTGTTAAAGCTCTAGACAAAAACATTCGAACTGTTTGTGTGATTAATCCTTATTTTTCACTTAGGGAGAAAATCGATGAGGAAAAAGAACAATTATTCTTTTATAAAAAATTACTTCATGAAGTGAAAATGGCCAACCTTGGTTCCCCTGAACAGCTGCAGAATCAAACGGAAAAACCGATACAAATATGGGTTTTCCCGCAAATATTATCAATCTTTTATGTGATGGAGGGAAATAGGACATCCTCTAAAAAGAGAATAATGGAAGAGATTGTCGACGTGAGAAAAGAAAAACAATCACATACCCTTATCCATTACATTTTACCGGAAAGAAGGAATCTGATTGCCTCATTAATTCTTCGTACTTTTAAAAA
- a CDS encoding YjzD family protein, giving the protein MQYIWAVIWSFLLGLMISYVIPSMTGGHFELELGLILGTVFSVFTILFTVLMPQGENQEDPTH; this is encoded by the coding sequence ATGCAATATATTTGGGCAGTTATTTGGTCATTTCTTTTAGGATTAATGATCTCTTATGTTATCCCTTCTATGACAGGCGGACATTTTGAACTTGAATTAGGGTTAATACTAGGAACCGTATTCTCTGTATTTACCATTCTATTCACAGTCTTAATGCCTCAAGGTGAAAACCAGGAAGACCCTACTCATTAA